A DNA window from Acropora palmata chromosome 12, jaAcrPala1.3, whole genome shotgun sequence contains the following coding sequences:
- the LOC141860655 gene encoding putative NADH dehydrogenase, producing the protein MRVFTIARFFPRLNSHSVKAIRRFQTTASPLNSSETQTKYDTSKHRQRLVILGTGWGSYSVLKHIDKKLFDVIVISPRNHFLFTPLLCSTTVGTLEFRSIIEPIRNTGFRDEHHFQLAEAISLSPDEHTVVCRSILNNEEYLLKYDKLVIGVGAVSNTFGVPGVNENAFFLKEVADARMIRNQILKNFELAMQPDVTEDEQKHLLHFVIVGGGPTGVEFGAELYDFVKQDVTRLYVHERSKVSVTLIEARQILPSFDAKLRDFAERKMKQREQFRLVQSSVTEVHKDHVKLQHGTIMPCGLVVWSTGLAPRPFTASVDLPKNNNNQLVVDEFLRVKDSDGSIFAIGDCSFIEAHPYPCTAQVAEREGSYVAKSLGLLAQGKTSELQPFSWKNIGMLAYLGDYQGLADFSTSKLQGFKSWILWRSVYFTKLGSWRLRFQVPFDWMRTFIWGRDISQF; encoded by the exons ATGCGCGTTTTTACCATTGCAAGATTCTTTCCGAGACTTAACAGCCATAGCGTAAAGGCCATCAGAAGATTTCAAACAACTGCAAGCCCTCTGAATAGTTCAGAAACCCAAACAAAATATGACACAAGCAAACATCGACAACGACTGGTGATTTTAGGAACGGGATGGGGAAGTTACAGCGTGCTTAAGCACATTGATAAGAAATTATTTGATGTCATTGTCATCAGCCCTCGCAATCATTTTCTATTCACTCCTTTGCTGTGCAGTACGACCGTAGGAACTTTGGAATTCCGAAGTATTATAGAACCCATTCGTAATACAGGATTTCGTGACGAGCATCACTTTCAACTTGCGGAGGCGATCAGTCTTTCGCCAGATGAACACACTGTCGTTTGCAGGAGTATTTTGAACAATGAGGAGTATTTATTAAAGTACGATAAATTGGTGATCGGAGTTGGAGCTGTCAGCAATACATTTGGCGTTCCTGGTGTCAATGAAAACGCATTCTTCCTCAAGGAGGTCGCTGATGCAAGAATGATCAGAaatcaaattctcaaaaactttgAACTGGCAATGCAGCCAGATGTCACTGAAGACGAGCAAAAGCACCTGCTTCACTTTGTTATCGTTGGAGGTGGTCCAACAGGAGTGGAGTTTGGAGCTGAGTTGTATGATTTTGTGAAACAAGATGTTACAAGGCTCTATGTCCATGAAAGAAGCAAGGTCAGTGTGACCTTGATCGAGGCTAGGCAGATTCTACCATCATTTGATGCAAAGCTGAGAGATTTTGCAGAGAGAAAGATGAAACAGAGAGAGCAATTCCGGCTTGTGCAGAGCAGTGTAACTGAAGTTCACAAAGACCACGTTAAGTTGCAACATGGTACGATTATGCCATGCGGTTTGGTTGTCTGGTCTACTGGGCTTGCGCCAAGGCCATTTACCG CTTCAGTTGATCTCCCAAAGAATAACAACAATCAGCTTGTGGTTGATGAGTTCCTTAGAGTCAAAGACAGCGATGGCTCTATTTTTGCAATTGGTGATTGTTCATTTATTGAAGCGCATCCCTATCCTTGCACAGCACAAGTTGCTGAAAGAGAAGGAAGCTATGTGGCCAAGTCTCTGGGACTCCTTGCTCAGGGTAAAACCTCAGAGTTGCAGCCTTTTTCATGGAAAAACATCGGCATGCTAGCTTACCTTGGTGATTATCAGGGCCTGGCTGATTTTTCCACAAGCAAACTGCAAGGGTTCAAATCTTGGATCCTGTGGCGATCTGTGTACTTTACCAAGCTGGGAAGTTGGAGGTTGAGATTCCAGGtgccatttgattggatgaGAACATTTATTTGGGGAAGGGATATTTCACAGTTTTAA
- the LOC141860653 gene encoding uncharacterized protein LOC141860653 — MLVISLGIIMRALSLGSGLRYEVETHSMISDQHEIGKEWNPKWTIPFFSDALWKAQRALRHTSKTHKKLHGSVSWTRLKDKGRTITVYHNGSSSSSSKSRQLLTDFIGRRSDVALVRKPTWNLHTLYDPKLYKKQLTNNKEPEMDDEPYIVLPPDNTISTKEEAFKLDEEVDPEKTGSQKPTVKETETTMSTQTTTPSTTAQTTPLITTQILTSATTITPTTIPPTTIPPPSTTKPTEKIQEINIQAETLKRAFPTSPTNINLNLEIADPGEGHESEQQGIEPMPTIRSAYPLIPQEESSEQPTPKIIIAAIPPVADASPTQQPRIIVAQPGGQVQPPPQIVVLPQPTLAPISATVQTAQAQAQYVIAAPLPTQPPSPVILNQPAPIPIAAPRSQVTVSSFPPASITINSPPPNPPMGAINNMIVPPSSTNPQEGPIYSMNTGGFPFPLIPAFPAMASPVTQFSSMASLPLLSPLPQGYDPLIYNSLTGMFANAIRNALVQPQPYALASALALGASQAQARNQPLDILTAALTQALAQNIQQGIQPISNTKLLQALSQAISQAQSPGTGAASYPPQQWPQAQPQPPPPLPPRQPPPPQQPPQPPSNPQPPPIYYPIPVPANPVIPFSQPMRDFTTDKNNEHFSMNTVGKALAKALIKAAKRIADHNQPLNTYRRIQSRRMHRDRDDEHLRERSYVPSIVPPSPDLNYKNYSPVTKRTGDDMRALFSLFRDLWRTISSRYRITRCHR, encoded by the exons ATGTTGGTCATTTCGCTTGGTATCATCATGAGAGCTTTATCGCTTGGAAGTGGTTTGCGCTACGAGGTGGAAACGCATTCGATGATATCAGATCAACACGAAATCGGGAAAGAATGGAATCCGAAATGGACAATCCCTTTCTTTTCTGACGCTCTATGGAAAGCCCAAAGGGCTTTGCGCCATACCAGCAAAACCCACAAAAAACTTCACGGCTCTGTGTCCTGGACACGATTAAAGGATAAAGGAAGGACAATTACAGTTTATCATAATGGAAGCTCGAGCTCCTCATCCAAATCCAGGCAAC TTTTAACAGATTTCATTGGACGAAGAAGCGATGTAGCACTTGTGAGAAAGCCGACATGGAATCTTCATACGTTGTATGACCCAAAGCTATATAAGAAACAGCtcacaaacaacaaagaacCTGAAATGGATGATGAGCCCTACATTGTGTTACCTCCAGATAACACAATCAGTACAAAAGAGGAAGCATTTAAACTGGACGAGGAAGTAGACCCTGAGAAAACAGGGAGCCAAAAACCAACCGTCAAAGAAACAGAAACTACAATGTCAACCCAAACTACAACACCTTCAACAACGGCACAAACAACTCCTCTTATTACAACTCAGATTTTGACATCTGCAACAACCATTACTCCAACCACCATTCCACCCACGACCATTCCACCACCTTCGACAACAAAACCCACAGAAAAGATACAAGAGATAAACATCCAGGCTGAGACACTGAAAAGAGCTTTTCCAACCAGTCCAACAAACATCAATCTCAATTTGGAAATCGCAGATCCTGGAGAAGGTCACGAGTCTGAGCAACAAGGCATCGAGCCTATGCCGACAATACGGAGTGCTTATCCATTAATTCCTCAGGAGGAATCGTCGGAACAACCCACGCCGAAGATAATAATCGCAGCAATCCCCCCTGTGGCAGATGCTTCTCCAACTCAGCAACCTCGGATAATTGTGGCCCAGCCTGGTGGTCAAGTCCAACCTCCTCCGCAAATTGTAGTTCTACCACAGCCCACTCTGGCACCTATTTCAGCAACTGTTCAAACTGCGCAAGCCCAGGCACAATATGTCATTGCAGCACCACTGCCTACCCAGCCTCCATCACCAGTGATACTAAATCAGCCTGCTCCAATTCCTATTGCTGCCCCTCGTTCACAAGTGACCGTTTCTTCGTTCCCCCCTGCTTCAATTACAATAAACTCTCCTCCACCCAATCCTCCCATGGGAGCGATAAACAACATGATAGTTCCCCCATCATCAACGAACCCTCAAGAAGGACCCATTTACTCCATGAACACTGGAGGCTTCCCATTCCCGTTAATACCTGCATTTCCGGCAATGGCCTCTCCTGTTACGCAGTTCTCGTCAATGGCATCCTTGCCTCTTTTATCACCGTTGCCTCAAGGGTATGATCCATTGATTTACAACAGCCTTACTGGAATGTTTGCCAATGCGATTCGCAATGCTCTTGTTCAACCTCAGCCATATGCACTTGCATCAGCATTGGCTCTTGGTGCAAGCCAAGCCCAGGCAAGAAACCAGCCTCTAGATATTCTAACTGCTGCTTTGACACAAGCATTGGCTCAAAACATACAGCAAGGAATTCAGCCTATCAGCAACACGAAACTGCTGCAAGCGTTATCACAGGCCATATCACAGGCGCAGTCTCCTGGGACGGGAGCGGCCTCGTATCCACCTCAGCAGTGGCCTCAGGCACAGCCGCAGCCCCCGCCACCCCTGCCTCCGCGGCAACCTCCACCGCCACAGCAACCTCCACAGCCACCCTCAAATCCTCAACCACCACCTATATATTATCCAATACCAGTTCCTGCAAATCCAGTCATTCCTTTTTCCCAGCCTATGAGAGACTTTACAACCgacaaaaataatgaacatTTTTCCATGAATACAGTCGGAAAGGCGCTTGCTAAAGCACTAATCAAGGCAGCGAAGAGAATTGCTGATCACAATCAGCCCTTAAATACATATAGACGCATACAGTCTCGAAGAATGCATCGCGATAGGGATGACGAACATCTCAGAGAGCGCTCGTATGTTCCTTCCATAGTGCCTCCCTCACCAGATTTAAATTATAAAAACTATAGCCCCGTAACAAAACGGACAGGGGACGATATGAGagccttgttttctttgtttcgggATTTATGGAGAACGATTTCATCTCGTTATCGCATAACACGGTGTCATAGATAA
- the LOC141860654 gene encoding uncharacterized protein LOC141860654 isoform X1, with amino-acid sequence MKIALLCIFLTTTILQVVFPTKEPRSGCRNGKYKCLKRVLLFRSRRGLKKDTKKVLQDELSMFQERIELNRHLFRRVSRQRRNIRSITGTPKAIVVKVNGQNVYASDGEGQNVKPTSKVLQGTQSPPLPSPPAPFPKSHNINLHINLSKLPSSVRIRPHNPIFVSSLSVPKPQPQPIVALVPQSVQAVQAQVQPPMVSQVLPVIVSPSTTPTTEKSSGSSLKKILLAAALLKGISGSDSSEDNSQALTSLLSNSVGTNASPVSSNPSQGYPSLGYPQIATPQLGFPAQGTGANIANAGLTNPSLGNQNMGYPAGANQNLGYPNSGSVGYPPGGQGGGNSNIGYPVVWNTNTGYPNNGNVNKGYPVAGNPNTGYQGSRNANMGYPVGGNPNLGYPTGGNPALGYPTGGNPALGYPTGGNPGLGYPTGGNPGVGYSGGGNNNRVFGNGNMGYPAVGNENMGYPAGFPGGGNQNMGYPGGEGGGGGNMVTPTVPNFLSGTASPPVSNPNGRDPLSENRVLFQGQNTASAITPSNGAINVQGQNGGTTAGTSPEMPMSACWCGCEADCPHPCDLCSTSPTNTYSYYSNYNGNENVIGASPPTRKG; translated from the exons ATGAAAATTGCCCTGTTATGCATCTTTCTAACCACAACAATTTTACAGGTTGTTTTTCCCACTAAAGAACCACGTTCAGGATGTCGAAATGGGAAATATAAGTGCTTAAAGAGAGTTCTGCTGTTTAGGTCAAGACGGGGAttaaaaaaggacacaaaaaaagTGCTCCAGGATG AGTTGTCAATGTTCCAAGAGAGGATAGAGCTTAATAGACATCTATTTCGACGGGTCTCTCGACAAAGGAGAAACATAAGAAGTATAACTGGCACACCGAAAGCAATTGTGGTCAAGGTGAATGGACAAAATGTCTACGCAAGCGATGGTGAAGGACAAAATGTCAAACCAACTTCTAAAGTTCTGCAGGGAACACAGTCACCTCCACTTCCTTCGCCTCCTGCCCCTTTTCCGAAATCACACaacataaatttgcatatcaaCTTGTCAAAACTACCAAGCTCCGTAAGAATAAGGCCACACAACCCCATATTTGTATCATCACTGTCAGTACCTAAACCTCAGCCCCAACCAATTGTTGCCCTGGTTCCCCAGTCGGTGCAAGCTGTCCAAGCTCAAGTACAACCTCCGATGGTTTCTCAAGTATTACCAGTCATTGTATCTCCATCAACGACACCTACCACTGAAAAGAGTAGTGGATCAAGTCTCAAGAAGATCTTACTGGCAGCAGCATTGCTGAAGGGGATAAGTGGCTCCGACTCGTCTGAAGACAATTCCCAAGCATTaacatcattattatcaaacTCAGTTGGGACAAATGCATCTCCTGTCAGCTCAAATCCTTCACAGGGATATCCAAGTCTTGGGTATCCGCAGATCGCAACACCTCAATTAGGCTTTCCCGCCCAGGGCACCGGGGCCAACATAGCCAATGCAGGTCTTACAAACCCTTCCTTAGGAAATCAAAACATGGGGTACCCAGCTGGGGCAAATCAAAATTTAGGTTACCCAAACAGTGGAAGTGTGGGCTATCCCCCCGGAGGACAGGGCGGTGGGAACTCGAACATAGGATATCCAGTGGTTTGGAATACAAATACGGGATATCCAAACAATGGAAACGTTAATAAGGGATACCCAGTTGCTGGAAACCCAAACACTGGATATCAAGGAAGTAGAAATGCCAATATGGGATATCCGGTCGGTGGAAATCCTAACTTAGGATATCCAACTGGTGGGAATCCGGCCTTGGGATATCCAACTGGTGGGAATCCGGCCTTGGGATATCCAACTGGTGGGAATCCGGGCCTGGGATATCCAACTGGTGGGAATCCGGGCGTGGGATATTCAGGAGGTGGAaataacaatagagtgtttGGAAATGGTAATATGGGATATCCAGCTGTTGGAAACGAAAATATGGGATATCCGGCAGGCTTCCCAGGGGGAGGGAACCAGAATATGGGATATCCAGGAGGTGAAGGAGGAGGTGGTGGTAATATGGTAACACCCACTGTGCCTAATTTCTTAAGTGGAACTGCTTCTCCACCTGTTTCCAATCCAAATGGCCGTGATCCACTGTCGGAAAACAGGGTTTTGTTTCAAGGTCAAAATACGGCATCTGCGATTACTCCAAGTAACGGTGCTATCAACGTCCAAGGGCAAAATGGGGGAACTACGGCAGGGACGTCCCCAGAAATGCCTATGAGTGCCTGCTGGTGTGGATGCGAGGCAGATTGTCCGCATCCGTGTGATCTATGCAGTACAAGTCCAACTAACACATATAGTTACTACAGTAATTATAATGGGAATGAAAACGTTATAGGTGCCTCGCCGCCAACCAGAAAAGGCTAA
- the LOC141860654 gene encoding uncharacterized protein LOC141860654 isoform X2 encodes MFQERIELNRHLFRRVSRQRRNIRSITGTPKAIVVKVNGQNVYASDGEGQNVKPTSKVLQGTQSPPLPSPPAPFPKSHNINLHINLSKLPSSVRIRPHNPIFVSSLSVPKPQPQPIVALVPQSVQAVQAQVQPPMVSQVLPVIVSPSTTPTTEKSSGSSLKKILLAAALLKGISGSDSSEDNSQALTSLLSNSVGTNASPVSSNPSQGYPSLGYPQIATPQLGFPAQGTGANIANAGLTNPSLGNQNMGYPAGANQNLGYPNSGSVGYPPGGQGGGNSNIGYPVVWNTNTGYPNNGNVNKGYPVAGNPNTGYQGSRNANMGYPVGGNPNLGYPTGGNPALGYPTGGNPALGYPTGGNPGLGYPTGGNPGVGYSGGGNNNRVFGNGNMGYPAVGNENMGYPAGFPGGGNQNMGYPGGEGGGGGNMVTPTVPNFLSGTASPPVSNPNGRDPLSENRVLFQGQNTASAITPSNGAINVQGQNGGTTAGTSPEMPMSACWCGCEADCPHPCDLCSTSPTNTYSYYSNYNGNENVIGASPPTRKG; translated from the coding sequence ATGTTCCAAGAGAGGATAGAGCTTAATAGACATCTATTTCGACGGGTCTCTCGACAAAGGAGAAACATAAGAAGTATAACTGGCACACCGAAAGCAATTGTGGTCAAGGTGAATGGACAAAATGTCTACGCAAGCGATGGTGAAGGACAAAATGTCAAACCAACTTCTAAAGTTCTGCAGGGAACACAGTCACCTCCACTTCCTTCGCCTCCTGCCCCTTTTCCGAAATCACACaacataaatttgcatatcaaCTTGTCAAAACTACCAAGCTCCGTAAGAATAAGGCCACACAACCCCATATTTGTATCATCACTGTCAGTACCTAAACCTCAGCCCCAACCAATTGTTGCCCTGGTTCCCCAGTCGGTGCAAGCTGTCCAAGCTCAAGTACAACCTCCGATGGTTTCTCAAGTATTACCAGTCATTGTATCTCCATCAACGACACCTACCACTGAAAAGAGTAGTGGATCAAGTCTCAAGAAGATCTTACTGGCAGCAGCATTGCTGAAGGGGATAAGTGGCTCCGACTCGTCTGAAGACAATTCCCAAGCATTaacatcattattatcaaacTCAGTTGGGACAAATGCATCTCCTGTCAGCTCAAATCCTTCACAGGGATATCCAAGTCTTGGGTATCCGCAGATCGCAACACCTCAATTAGGCTTTCCCGCCCAGGGCACCGGGGCCAACATAGCCAATGCAGGTCTTACAAACCCTTCCTTAGGAAATCAAAACATGGGGTACCCAGCTGGGGCAAATCAAAATTTAGGTTACCCAAACAGTGGAAGTGTGGGCTATCCCCCCGGAGGACAGGGCGGTGGGAACTCGAACATAGGATATCCAGTGGTTTGGAATACAAATACGGGATATCCAAACAATGGAAACGTTAATAAGGGATACCCAGTTGCTGGAAACCCAAACACTGGATATCAAGGAAGTAGAAATGCCAATATGGGATATCCGGTCGGTGGAAATCCTAACTTAGGATATCCAACTGGTGGGAATCCGGCCTTGGGATATCCAACTGGTGGGAATCCGGCCTTGGGATATCCAACTGGTGGGAATCCGGGCCTGGGATATCCAACTGGTGGGAATCCGGGCGTGGGATATTCAGGAGGTGGAaataacaatagagtgtttGGAAATGGTAATATGGGATATCCAGCTGTTGGAAACGAAAATATGGGATATCCGGCAGGCTTCCCAGGGGGAGGGAACCAGAATATGGGATATCCAGGAGGTGAAGGAGGAGGTGGTGGTAATATGGTAACACCCACTGTGCCTAATTTCTTAAGTGGAACTGCTTCTCCACCTGTTTCCAATCCAAATGGCCGTGATCCACTGTCGGAAAACAGGGTTTTGTTTCAAGGTCAAAATACGGCATCTGCGATTACTCCAAGTAACGGTGCTATCAACGTCCAAGGGCAAAATGGGGGAACTACGGCAGGGACGTCCCCAGAAATGCCTATGAGTGCCTGCTGGTGTGGATGCGAGGCAGATTGTCCGCATCCGTGTGATCTATGCAGTACAAGTCCAACTAACACATATAGTTACTACAGTAATTATAATGGGAATGAAAACGTTATAGGTGCCTCGCCGCCAACCAGAAAAGGCTAA
- the LOC141860652 gene encoding uncharacterized protein LOC141860652, whose translation MIAKGIILLWLTVCVDLMVIQAVTFGLRSAGLRLKADNERKITMANNLMSSDKAREVSTKSNAWRTTSSSLFNLKSAKRTLIQRKIKVRGAPKGVIVNVNGQRVYSSVAMSPDPESMRDFLESDKALNLNVKLKKKPSKFERPQRKQQPALIAPRLVQQPVRPIVISVPQKSQGFPQQPASITSPVVLQASPSQSASAPVDKEDNDFASILQTIALLKSLGKKEEPPPKIIPVPVPVPSYPAQKFPAGRPYQGYPANENQGYPSQGYPSGGSSNQGYPAGGSPGYPESPNQGYPAGGGQNAPGTTANSVNSKGAEASLTVTGSNGIVPLLLPMNCKCGCESRCPDLCHLCKDVDEEIYDSIECCRPVPCPCSNGGASTTQQAVAPQPAPVLPQQSTTPLAPQSQKPSTIPVGTATIAPQTQPAQPSAPGQSLAQPAPAPVQPPAPGSTPSQPVSAPPLPPLSQINPVPPPSFPPSGQTAPPNGLPPLPLVRPVSPSKSFSTPENPPIPELLPPKPEIAGPSTTSITPPRPEILPSPTKTSLGPSSSLPPAPGESERPGDASGSSNDPQARETKMNPSQERTKEQSHSSLTDMDSAYPAPPPPPQVFIIKEGNAPPKDSEDSKSAEALDNLSKTFEKAFTEAYKTESKKDRRHHQYRGEHFRQRPNKQDSDRGESNKRRFRHRMYNSDNFDSDLDDDENSVLEQRPREDTASESRSDFHNEKFANTENEESDELMQSIVDSSRELADRNATSIDDESNNDEVITENNDDDLDLMNTNAEDEGGDNNHVRDNYNDDNEDEEDVKLGSENEQRNDFVEPHRNVFHQHLSRHDTTKGQKERKAARSHQYRKFRKHPEDKPRKWNYSTFQKSKHSAKSRFLEISRKYLTPRYRGRSKNLRKQIFLASRKRRKQRKLIESNSEQSAENKGRTAKGTKTDKRLKIHSTTKSKPKKCHEMGHLANLKGKHSKINHRDYSRRRYFHNWNELNQRKQHYTNEHRNNYRQQHGLQYRPKHIGQYTNSSIGTTIKQVENIETSSSGEGSANWTETRWAFVKWKERKKSSHRKHSLKNNNVKKHHKTLRDIFQGHQS comes from the exons ATGATTGCTAAAGGGATAATTCTTCTTTGGCTCACGGTTTGTGTGGATTTAATGGTGATTCAAGCTGTTACATTTGGACTCAGATCTGCAGGGTTACGTCTTAAAGCCGACAATGAACGTAAGATAACAATGGCCAACAACTTAATGAGTTCGGACAAAGCCAGAG AAGTTTCAACCAAGAGTAATGCATGGCGGACAACCAGTTCTTCTCTCTTCAACTTAAAGAGTGCAAAACGAACACTAATTCAACGCAAGATAAAAGTCAGAGGTGCACCAAAGGGGGTCATAGTGAATGTCAATGGTCAAAGAGTTTATTCGAGTGTTGCGATGTCCCCAGATCCCGAATCAATGCGAGACTTTCTAGAGTCAGACAAGGCTTTAAATTTGAACGTCAAACTAAAAAAGAAACCGtccaaatttgaaaggcctcaaagaaaacaacagccTGCGCTTATTGCTCCTCGATTAGTTCAGCAACCTGTAAGGCCGATTGTGATTTCCGTTCCTCAAAAATCGCAAGGTTTTCCTCAACAACCAGCATCAATAACATCCCCTGTTGTGCTGCAAGCCTCACCTTCCCAGTCGGCTTCTGCACCTGTTGATAAGGAAGACAATGACTTTGCTAGTATACTTCAAACAATTGCCTTGCTAAAAAGCCTTGGGAAAAAGGAAGAGCCTCCACCCAAGATCATTCCAGTGCCCGTACCGGTACCAAGCTATCCCGCGCAAAAATTTCCTGCGGGAAGGCCATACCAAGGATATCCAGCAAACGAGAACCAGGGATACCCAAGTCAGGGTTATCCATCTGGGGGAAGTTCAAATCAAGGATACCCGGCCGGAGGTAGCCCTGGATACCCGGAGAGTCCGAATCAAGGATATCCTGCTGGTGGAGGCCAAAATGCACCGGGGACAACCGCCAACTCTGTAAATTCCAAAGGTGCAGAGGCTTCATTAACAGTGACAGGCTCAAATGGAATTGTTCCTCTCCTACTACCAATGAATTGTAAGTGTGGGTGCGAAAGCCGATGCCCAGATCTGTGCCATCTTTGCAAAGATGTAGATGAGGAAATTTATGATTCAATAGAATGCTGCAGGCCAGTGCCATGCCCATGTTCTAATGGTGGCGCATCTACTACCCAACAAGCAGTGGCTCCTCAGCCAGCCCCTGTACTACCACAGCAAAGTACAACTCCATTAGCACCTCAGAGCCAGAAACCATCTACAATACCGGTAGGTACCGCAACTATTGCACCCCAGACACAGCCAGCTCAACCTTCAGCTCCAGGCCAGAGCTTAGCCCAACCTGCTCCTGCCCCAGTTCAGCCTCCAGCTCCTGGCTCCACCCCATCCCAGCCTGTATCCGCTCCTCCACTGCCGCCTTTGTCCCAAATAAATCCCGTTCCCCCTCCGTCGTTTCCACCATCCGGCCAAACTGCACCACCAAACGGCTTGCCTCCTCTTCCACTAGTGCGCCCAGTATCACCGAGCAAATCATTTTCTACTCCAGAAAATCCACCAATACCAGAATTATTACCACCGAAACCAGAGATTGCAGGGCCTTCAACGACTTCAATAACACCACCAAGGCCTGAGATTTTACCCTCACCAACTAAAACCTCTCTTGGGCCGTCAAGTTCTTTGCCTCCGGCACCTGGTGAATCAGAACGCCCAGGGGATGCGTCAGGCTCATCGAATGACCCACAAGCGAGAGAAACTAAAATGAATC CCTCACAAGAGAGGACTAAAGAACAATCACATTCATCACTAACGGATATGGATTCGGCATACCCAGCCCCTCCGCCACCCCCTCAGGTATTCATCATTAAGGAAGGCAATGCTCCACCCAAAGACTCAGAGGACAGCAAGAGCGCAGAGGCACTCGACAATTTGAGTAAGACATTCGAGAAAGCGTTCACGGAGGCTTATAAAACTGAAAGTAAAAAGGACAGACGTCACCATCAATATCGAGGAGAGCATTTTAGGCAAAGGCCTAATAAGCAAGATTCTGATAGAGGTGAAAGTAATAAAAGGCGATTTAGGCACCGAATGTACAATTCTGACAATTTTGATTCTGATttggatgatgatgaaaacTCTGTTCTTGAGCAGAGACCTCGAGAGGATACCGCCTCTGAGTCAAGGTCTGATTTTCACAACGAAAAGTTCGCGAACACGGAGAATGAGGAGAGTGATGAGTTGATGCAATCAATTGTTGACTCGTCCAGAGAATTAGCTGATAGGAATGCAACTAGCATTGATGATGAAAGCAATAATGATGAGGTCATTACCGAAAACAATGACGATGATCTAGACCTTATGAATACCAATGCTGAGGACGAGGGCGGCGATAATAACCATGTACGTGATAATTATAATGATGACAACGAAGATGAAGAAGATGTAAAGTTGGGCTCAGAGAATGAGCAGCGAAACGATTTTGTCGAGCCTCACCGAAACGTGTTTCACCAGCATCTCTCGCGACACGACACTACGAAAGGCCAGAAAGAGAGAAAGGCAGCACGATCTCACCAATACAGAAAATTCAGGAAACATCCTGAAGATAAACCACGCAAGTGGAATTATTCTACGTTCCAAAAATCCAAACATAGTGCAAAATCCAGGTTTTTAGAAATTTCCAGGAAATATCTAACACCAAGATATAGAGGCCGATCCAAGAATTTGcgtaaacaaatttttcttgccTCTCGTAAAAGGAGAAAACAACGAAAACTCATTGAAAGCAATTCAGAACAGAGCGCAGAGAACAAGGGGCGGACCGCCAAAGGCACGAAAACAGACAAACGGTTAAAGATACACTCTACAACGAAATCTAAACCAAAGAAATGTCATGAGATGGGCCATCTTGCCAATTTGAAGGGCAAACATTCAAAGATTAATCACCGCGATTATTCAAGGAGACGCTATTTTCATAATTGGAACGAACTCAATCAACGAAAGCAACACTACACTAATGAACATAGGAACAATTATAGGCAGCAACATGGTCTTCAATATCGGCCGAAGCACATTGGCCAATACACGAACTCTAGCATAGGAACAACGATAAAGCAGgttgaaaatattgaaacaagctCTTCTGGAGAAGGTAGCGCTAATTGGACGGAAACGAGATGGGCATTTGTGAAatggaaggaaagaaaaaaatcctcCCATCGTAaacattctttgaaaaacaacaatgtcAAAAAGCACCACAAAACTCTGCGGGATATCTTTCAAGGGCACCAGAGCtaa